tatgggacggagcgaGCACTTTATTTGGCCGTTAAAACTACCAGAAAACAGATAAATCTTATGCCCGGTCTGCACTATTCATTCATAGGTTTTGACCAATCTTTTCGCCACGCCCCCGCAGAAAATCATTACAAATTAATTGACCGTTTGCTTAACGAATTTTTCTATTCCATTCCCCATTTATGCGGAAGAGTTCATAGCATGTCACCATCATGCGAGAAGCAGAGCATAGGGAATCAGAACAGAGCCGGGGGAGAGAAGCagggcacgcacgcacgcaccttcGCGGCGCACAACGGCAGAATATACTACTCCTAGTAGCGTAGGCGTAGCGAACGGGGTGCAAGCACAGAGTCAACGGCCCAAGGAGGCGAGGAACGGTCGCTCCTGGATTCTGGCTAACAGAACCGGTAAACTAATAAACAGCCCTCTCACAATCACATTCCCGAATTAacggcccctccctccctcccaccctacGGACGCGCCTCCCCCCTAAAAATAGGCAGATCTCGCGCCGGGGGGCGacgcgccggcctcctcctctcctccgttCGTCGAGCCCGGCTCCCCTCTTCGCCGCCGGCCAATCCAATCAGCATCCTCATTCGTCCCCTTCTCCGTGGTTAATTCGATCTGCGCTGCGGTTCCGCTTTTGTTTGATTGCGATCTCTCCCCGTCCCCGTGGCGTCGTTTTCGTCTTACCCCCGCCCACCCGCCCACCCGCGCGGTTGATTCCTTTGTTGTTTGTTCCCATCTGAGAACGGACGAGCTTGCGTCCGTCGGCGGGAGGTGGGTGGATAGATAGATACAGAGGCGGCCGAGGATCGCCATTACGGTCCAAGCCGATCGGGCGTCACGCCACGCGCCCGGCTTTAAATCCTGCCCCCATCCATCTATCCCATGGGCGGACACAGGATCGATccgggccacctcctcctctccgcGCTCCGGGCGTAGACGCATTCTTCGCTGCGATCTAGCGGAAAGGGGGGAGATTTCGACCGATCGATCCGTCGGCCGGGAAGATGAACTCCCTCACGGccaccggcagcagcagcggcggcgcggaGATGAGGGCGGCCGACGGCGAGGGGTACCTGCGGGCCGACGGCTTCGACCTCGTCAACCTCGACATGCAGCTGGAGAAGACGCGCTCCAGGGTCTGGCTGGATCAGCAGCGGGGCGCGTCCCCCGCGCAGCCCGGGGAGCTCCTCGAGTGGGAGATCGACCTCGCCAAGCTCGACATCCAGAACCAGGTCGCCAGCGGCACCTTCGGCGTCGTCTACCGCGGCACCTACGACGGCAACGACGTCGCAGGTATTAAAATCATATACGCTCCCCCCCTCGATCGCCTGTATTATGTAATTCTGCACTATCTCTTCCACTAGTCTGGTCGCCTGATTGCCATCTGCTCCATAAGATTTGACATCTGGGTTGTGCTTGGTTTGCAGCCCCTGCTCCACAAGGCTTCTCacccaaaaaaaaaaaaagaacagaAGAAGTAAATTCCCGAGCCAAGGCCAAATCTTAGCTAATGATTTTATTGCGGTCAAATCATTGACTTGCCCATTTCACGTTGCCTATCTCTTCCCAGCCAATTGAGGCAACTAGTTCATGGTAAAAGTTATCAAACGTTGGCAAGTACTATTGACATTGCAAATCTTGACTTGACCATATCCAAAAAAAGAAACATTGGAGCTGCAAACCAAGCACACCCTTATTACTCCCATGTTATCAACAATATTGGGGCTGCGCACAAAATTGATCCTTGTGAAATTCTAAGGATGTTTTTATGATAAAATTCTAATGATACACTTGTCCAAATAAGGTTTCATAGGTTAATGTTCAAAATTATATCAAACGTGTTTTAAGACTTATAGAATGCAGTGTTAGATAAGTTAACAGATTGGTAGAAGAGAGATTGATGGCAGTACCTTGTTATCGCTATTGGTGGAGGGGGTGGAGGGGGTGGAGAAGGTGACAGGGGAAGCATGTCGGTATACTAGGACCATGGTTGGGTGCCAGTTTTGTCGTTGTGAAGGTAGTAGCCATTGTGGAGGGGGCGGAGAAGGTGACAGGGGGAACATGTCGGTATACTAGGAACATGGTTGGGTGCCAGTTTTGTCGTTGTGAAGGTGGTAGTAACTATGGAGGGAAGGAGGGGAGAGGATGACGGCGGAAGCATGTCGATATGTCAGGAACATGGTTGGGTGCCAGTTTTGTCGTTGTGAAGGGGGCGGAGAAGGTGACGGGGGAAACGTGTCGGTATACTAACATGATTGGGTGCCAGTTTTGTCGTTGTGAAGGTAGTAGCCATTGTGGAGGGGGCGGAGAAGGTGACGGGGGAACTAGTCGGTATACTAGGAACATGGTTGGGTGCCAGTTTTGTCGTTGTGAAGGTGGTAGTAACtatggagggagggaggggagaggaTGACGGCGGAAGCATGTCGATATGTCAGGAACATGGTTGGGTGCCAGTTTTGTCGTTGTGAAGGGGGCGGAGAAGGTGACGGGGGAAACGTGTCGGTATACTAACATGATTGGGTGCCAGTTTTGTTGTTGTTTAGGTGGTAGTCActgtggaggggagggaggggagaggATGACGGGGGAAGCATGTCGGTATACTAACATGATTGGGTGCCAGTTTTGTCGTTGTTAAGGGGGCGGAGAAGGTGACGGGAGAAACATGTCGGTATACTAACATGATTGGGTGCCAGTTTTGTCGTTGTGAAGGAGGAGTTGTTGTGGGGTGACGGGGGAAGCATGTCGATATACTAGGAACATGGTTGGATGCCAGTTTTGTTGTTGTGAAGGTAGTAGCCGTTGTGGAGGGGGCGGAGAAGGTGATGGGGGAAGCATGTCGGTATATGCTAGGAACATGGTTCGGTGCCACTTTTGTCGTTGTGAAGGTAGTATCTGTtgtggagggggaggacaaggtgACAGGGGAAGCATGCCGATATACTAGGAACATGGTTGGGTGCCAATTTTGCCGTTGTGAAGGTAGTAGCTATTGCGAATGATGACGATGTGAGGGAGATTTATTGGGGACCTTTATGGATTGCCAATTTTGCCGTTGTGAAGGTAGTAGCTATTGCGAATGATGACGATGTGAGGGAGATTTATTGGGGACCCGCAATCTATCAGCTTTTGTTTATATTTTGATGATACTTTCTTCGGTTCAGTTATTATTATTGATGATTTTGACACTTCGGATATATGTACACTATTTGCATCGTTAATATTTTCCTACTGCAAGTATGAAACCATCTTAGTTTAATCTTTTCTGCTTTTATCCATTATTACTCAACTTGCTAGTGAGAAAGCTAGCTGGAGAAATTggaaaatatactccctccgtccccaaattcttgtcttatatttgtctagatacggatgtatctactACTAAAACATgaattgatacatccgtatttagaaaaatctaagacaagaattttgggacggagggagtacaatagagCCATATTTTGAGTATAAGAACCTAGTTCCATTTGTGTTTTCACAAGTCTGCTACTCTGCTTACAGGGTTGCCGGTCGGTTTAGGTCCTTTTTGCACTGTAGCTGTGGTATATTAAGAACTCATTCTTTCAGTTCAGTAattgattgggggggggggggggggggggggggcgctagcCCGGTTCAGAAAAAAACTTGTAAGAAAAACATACCATTGCAATGTCACTTCTCAAATCATATAGGTTGAATATGATGTGTGATTACACCATAAATGGACAACAAAAATACAAATCAGACAGTTCTTGTGTCTAGGGAACAAATCGAAGATAAAAATACTCCTAAAGCAATTTCATGTTTGACCTGTGCCATTTGTTCCTCTGTTTCTCAATCCTAACACTTAAAGACTACAGAATTCTAGGCTTGGTTCAGTCATGGCTCCCCACAGCAACTAGCTAGCTTAAATATTTCCAGTATCTATCAGTTCTTGTGGCTAGGGAACAAATCGAAGATAAAAATACTCCTAAAGCGATTTCATGTTTCTCAATCCTAACACTTAAAAGACTATATGTTTCTCAATCCTAACACTTAAAGACTATAGAATTCTAGGCTTGGTTCAGTCATGGCTCCCCACAGCAACTAGCTAGCTTAAATATTTCCAGTATCTATCAAGATGAAAATGTTTATGGACATTAGACTCGCAAAACTACATGTTTTGTTATTCATGATCATAGTAGCGACATTACCATTTTTCGTTTACCTGGAGTGCATTTTTCGTATGATGCAGTGAAGGTGCTGGACTGGGGGCAGGAAGGTCAGGAGAGCTCATCGAAGCACCGGGAGGCCTTTGAGAAGGAGGTGGCCGTGTGGCAGAAGCTCGATCACCCCAATGTCACAAAGGTACCTGATTTATACACACATTAGATGCTAGATCAATTTGAAGCGAGCGCTTGGTGAAATTAACAATGAACTGTGTCATGTCTATTTGTGTGTAGTTCGTGGGGGCGTCAATGGGGACGTCCCAGCTGAAGATCCCGGCGAGTAAGAAGGGCGGCAGCAGCCACGGGCCAGGCCAGcgctgtgtggtggtggtggagtaccAGCACGGCGGCACCCTGAAGACGCTGCTGTTCCAGCACCGGGACAAGAAGCTGCCTTACAAGAAGGTGGTCCAGCTGGCGCTGGACATGGCGAGAGGGCTGAGCTACCTGCACGCGCAGAAGATCGTGCACCGGGACGTGAAGGCGGAGAACATGCTGCTGGACAGGAAGAAGTCGGTGAAGATCGCCGACTTTGGGGTGGCCCGTGTGGAGGCGCAGGACGACGACAACATGACGGGGCAGACGGGCACGCTGGGGTACATGGCCCCCGAGGTGCTGGAGGGGCGGCCGTACGACCACAAGtgcgacgtgtacagcttcggcgtCCTGCTGTGGGAGACGTACTGCTGCGCCTTGGCGTACCCGAACTACAGCATCGCGGACATCTCGTACCACGTGGTGAAGCTGGGCATCCGGCCCGACATACCGCGGTGCTGCCCCAAGCCGCTGTCGGAGATCATGACGCGGTGCTGGGACGGCAACCCGGACCACCGGCCGGAGATGGCCGAGGTGGTGGCGATGCTGGAGAGGATCGACACCACCAAGGGCAAGAGCATGACACCCGCCGTCCCCGACCACACCTCGCAGGGCTGCAGCTGCTTCGGCTTCTCCAAGTAGTACTCGTTGTGGTGTGATGCGGGTCGGCCTGCTGCTGTTTTTTGTTTCCCTTTCGGTGGTGCGGTTGTGCGGATGGGTGAACGCTTTGGTTGGTCGTCGCGGCGTCTCTCGTGGAAGAAGAAATGTGTAGGTTGCCTACTGCCGCTACTCGCTTGTGGTTGTGGGTGAGATGATGGTTTATTTTGCTTTGCATAAACACTGGTCGTCTTGTCTCCGCCGGTTTGATGTTTTTTGGTTCAAAAACTTGTCGTGCCGCTTCTCATCCTCTCAACTTTTTTAGCCAGTCACTCGTCAGCAAAACCTAGCCACTTATCCTTGTATTGCGATGACAATGTCCTTTATTTCTGCTCTAACTTGGGTTGTTAGGTGATACTACTTACAAAGACTGAGACCCTGTCATGTAGATGCAGAACACTCAAGACTAATTCGAGAGTTGATAGCAGGCTGCGGAGCCCGCAGTCAGATAGAAACTACGCACAGTATATTAGTCTCATGGAAGGACCACGGACCACACACTTAGATAATTTTGTCTTACACGAGAAACGATTCTGAGTTCTGTacaagtttttttcttttttgaggggaATTCTGAATTGTGAAGATAAAAGACATGCGGAGTAGTCTGACAGCAAACCCAAAAACTGATGTGCATCTTCGACTCTGGCCACTGGACCAGGCACGCGGAGACAGGACGCCAGTGGAACATTTTCTTCGCAGGAATCAAAGGCGGGAGAGTTGCCATGCACAACATCAGGCATACGGTAGAATTGCCTTCGCAGGCAGTGCTGATCATATCAGGGTAGGGGAAGCGACAACAGTGAGCTCCACAGAAGATAAACAGAACGTGTGGGGTGCATCTAGATTAACTACCCTCATGAACTGGGGTAGATTGCACGGGAGGAGGAACCCCACAGTTTCAACATCACAAATCCATGGCATTCCAGCTGCATAACAATGTTGGAAAGGAGGAGAGAAAAACGAAGCAAATAAACAACAGGGAAATCAGGAATAGGCACGCACGATCACAACATTTCTTATCACTGCTCACTGATTTTTCAACGCCTATACAAGAAAAAGAAGGCCATGTGAAATAGAGCCGGTTTAGAAACAGTTGTGGTCTGCGTATGCTTCAAGTGGGCAACTGCTTCCTGCAGGCACCATAAACTAGAGCAGCAACCACTAACCCAAACTTATCATCTAGGCTTGCTCGATTTAGAGGGTAAACACCCCAAATCCCCTTTAGTTCCCTTACCCAAAAAGagttcccccgctttatattacaaagcaaccaacacCAATAACACCACAATTGCTGGGGCGAGCAGCACAGCAaactcaaaagaaaagaaaaagggaaaagaagaagaaagaaatgccaacaacggcagctcgacaaagcgcAGATGACCCGCCACTGTTGCGCCCTCCGGAATCGTCCCACCACAGTCCAAGGCTCCGATCCAgcgcgtaccaagcagcacctccaagaaggaatgcgacgccaACGACACTGCTGCCGGACGTGTCCTAGGATTCCCCCGGCACGCGAAGGGGAGTGGGGGATGGATACCACCGACACCCTCCAGGAAGGAATGGCGGCACCCGCAGGCGACACCGGATCGGAGCCAGAAGAACCGGCAAGGATTTCTCACGCATTCCCAACCCCCATTGCCCAACCGGGCCGGAGCCAACCAGCCAACTTGCCGCCCACCAGCATGCGCCACCGCGGTCTTGACGCCACCCATGCCGCCTCACTAAGAAcaccacgaggccaagaggacagagagagagagaggcgtcaGGCGTCGGGAGCAGTAGCACCGGAGCCGCGCcagagggaaccacctccaccgccgtcgtgcaGGAGTCCCGTGCCTTCAGCACTGTTGCAGTCGCCCTCCGGACGTGGGAGCAgggcataccaggccacccctggcccggccaggcccaaaacaggccCGCTAAGCCCCGTCGGCCATGCTGCAGCAGGGCGTCGGCAGCTCCGCCAACACCCACCAGCCCGACACACCCGCTCTGCCTCCCGGGAGCCACGCCGACGCCGCACCCTGCCGCTGACCCGCCCCGACCCAGATATGGCCCAAATGGCCCAAATCTGGGCCAAGCAGGAGTCGCTAgtccccgccgccgcgccaccccgcTGCAACGATAGCGCCGCCGCCCAGCAGATCTCCCGTGCGCCGGTACACCCCCCGGAGCTGAGCCACCCCATGCCAGAATGCCACCGAGAGGGGAATGGCCaggggccgccgccgccagcgtcgCCCAGGCCAGGCCAGGAGGCGGGCGCCAGCGGcagagagggaggggagagggagggcttggGGAGGAGGGGCCagggcgcggccggtcgcccgcgggggcgacgcggtcgcgagaggagagggaaggcgTTTGGGTAGTTTACCGCTTCCCTCGTTCAGTTCCCTTGGGAGGGGTTTAACCGAACAAGGCCGTAGGATGATTACTTCTAGCAGTATAGTCAAGTTACGTCGTGCTACGGATGCTACTTCATACTTACAATCTGATGCTACACACATCCCACATGCCACCAATTTCTAGCAAGGAGTATGTATTAATTCTGCAAGAAAATGGAACTTTCTGTAACAAACAATCAACATGTGGCATACAAAAGACAGGCTGCTTTGTTTGTATGCATGCAAAAGAAGGCACTCAAAATCGAGATAAGCGCTAAGCTGAAAGGCTTTCCACTGTATAGCAGTATTCCTGCAGGTAACCAGCAGTAAGCTCAATGGGCAAATATAGCCCATTAATATACTGCCAATGGCAAGAATAAGCCCGCACGTGTGGTCAAAATGCTTTGTTCCTTAAACTGGAAATATAAATATACTGCGCTGTGAAAATGTGTGTTCCTTAAACTAATCTTAGTAACAGTCTATGCAGGATTGATACTACTTGGAGTGTTCGACAGCCGCTTGGATCAATAAGTTAAgacctactccctccgtaaagatcACTACTTTATTATTCCAAATGTGTCAATTAGGCCTATGGTGATTGATTTCAGACTATTATGACCTACTTGATATACTTGGAATACTTTTAGGACCTCCAGTGTGTTTTACTCTTTTTTTTACGGAGGAAGTATTTGATTCCATGTACAATAAAAAAGGGCCTACTTGATTCAGTTGTAGACTAATTTTAAACAATGTACACCGAGTAACCCAGAACAAGAGAACTAGAGAAAGTGGCAAAGCTCAGGTACAGACACAAAACATATAACCGTCACAAAACAACCAGACCATTAGACGGAAGTCAGAGTATCATAGCAGAAATGCATCATTACATTAGATAACCTATAGCCAAGTTACATGGGTAACCAATAGCCAAGTTAGATTGGATAACCTATAGCAGGTAACAATGGGTAACTGACAACCAATAGTCATGTATAATAGCAGAAATGCATCATTATTTCTAATCTGATACAACGCGCATTTGAATACAGACCAAATTCTAACAAGCAGTGGGTATTAGTGGTGACATACTACAACATGGCAGGCCTGATTTGTTCCATGCATGGAAAAGATGGGACATCCAAAATCAAGACATAAGTATCAAGAGTAGCCTGCAGATAACTACCAGGTTGTAGAATAGGGCAATTAGCCAACTAATATTAGTGCCACATATGGGAGGAACGAACCAGGGCAAGTAAACTAGGAAGATTCAATACTAAAAAGTCGTATGCTCTGGTTAGTTCAAACCCGCAGTATTCATATTTGATTCAGTTGCAGCCTACTTTCATACATTTGACATCGAGTGGATCAAAACAACAGAACTAGATAAACTAGCACACACATGTGCACACCAGCAGCTTGGTTCAAAATCAAATAACAATCGCAAATTCATCAAGCAACATATAACCAACGCATTAGGGAGAAGTCATGTGTCATAGCAGAAATGCATCATTACATGGATGACCTACAAGCCTGCCCTATAAGCCAAGTTACAGTGGATAACGCAGAGCCAAATAAGATTGGATAACTTATGATCAAGTTAGAACAAATAAACAGTAACCAAAAGTCATGTTAGAACGGATACCAATAACCAAGTATCATAGCAGAAATGTGTGGAGGGCTATTAATGGTGAGAAGCAACCAAATTCTAACATGCAGTAGGTATTAACGGTGACATACTACAACATGACAGACTGATTTTGTTCCAACGCAAGCAAAATATGACATTCAAAATCAAGGCATAAATATCAAACTAGAAGTGTATTGCTGCAGCTTACAAACAACTAATACTTGTAAGCTGACATTTGGCAACATGGCAATTGGCTAATATATCAGTTCCACCCATGGCAAACATGAAACTAGCAAGATGGATGTTGAACAGCCAATTATAACACCCCAGTTACGTCTATTTGATTCAGTAGCCACTACTTCTATACCATTGACAAGCAGCCGCCAAGAAAAACAGAACAGGTCGGTTTAAAATCATAAAACATGGCTAATTCATCAAGCACAACCACACAGGATGTCAAATATAACTAGCAGATATAGTGACATTGATAATCAGATCGACCAGAAGTAGCACCACAGAAACATCCTCTTACAACCAACCACGACTATACACTGATCATCATCCGCCCAACGATTTCCATCAAGCTCTACTACTAATAATACTATATAACTAGGTTACAATGGATAACCAATAACCAAGAGTCAAGTATTATGGCAGAAATGCATCATTATTTCTAATCTGGTACTGCACACATTTGAATAGAAACCAAATTCTAACAAGCAGTAGGTATTCATAGTGACATACTACAACATCGCAGGCTCATCTGTTCTATGCATGCAAAAGATGGGCATTCAAATTCAAGACATAAATATCAAGTGTATGCTACAGCCTTCGTAAAACTACAAGTTGTACAACAGAGCAACATGGCAATTAGCTTACTACTATCAGTGCCGCATATGGCGTGAAAGAACCTGGGCAGGTATAAACTAGAAAGATCAGTACTAAACTGCCATACGTTCTTGTTAGTTCAAACCCTTATGCATATTTGATTCAGTTGCAGACTAGTTTTGACAATTGACATGGAGTGGACCAGAACAACTAGATAAACTAGCACACAGGTGCACAATAGCAGCTTGGTTAAAAATCAAGCAACAACGTAAATTCATCAAGCAGAAAATGGATAACCTACAACCAGACCATTAGGCAGAAGTCATGTATCATAGCAGAAAATGCATCATTTGGATGACCTATAAGTTACAACGGATAACCCATAGCCAAATAAGATCAGTTAACATATAGTGAAAACCAATAACCAAATTCTAACAGGCAGTAGGTATCAGTGGTGTAGGTATCAGCGGTGACATACTACAGACAGATGGGTAGATTTGTTCCAATGCATGCAAAGTGACATTCAAAATCAAGAGAGAAATAAACTGAAAGTGTATTGCTGCCGCTTGCAGATAACTAATACTAACATTGGGCAACATAGCAATTAGCCAGCTAATATATGAGAGCCACCCATGACAAGAACGGAACTAGCAAGGTGCATATATTAGACGGATCTGGCTTGCCTGCTTCCTCCCCATGCTCCCATCCATGCTCCCACCtcatcctacggctgtctttttttcttttttctttctaatctaatcatctcccccctgattttaagggggtggggccgggccttattttgtttcaatcaaatcaagccacgtatgcgggagaACAGATGGGCGCACGCGTGAGGAGCAGGCAATCTCATCCATATTAGACAGCCAATTATATATTAGACGGCCAATTATAACACGCCAGTTAGGTTTGTTTATACAATTGACAAGCGGCATCCCAGAACAACAAAACTACTTTGCTACGATTTCATCAGTTGACAAGCAGCATCCCAGAACAACAGAACTACTGTAATATGATGTCATTAACAAAATCCGAGTGGCTGATATGACTAGTTTTGAAAGAGGATGTCAGACATAAGTACATAACTACTCTTAATATGATAGGAGTACATCACAAATTCCGAGTAGCTGATATGATTTTATTACAGATTTGCTATTTCATATCTAGATGTGATATACTATCTCACATTTAAATTCAAAACCGTTGATCTGTTTGTCTTTAATTTTCGCTCTAGTTGATCGTCTCGCCTCGCGAACCAGTTCAACGTACGTTGTCCGGCGCGACGGCCCGCGTCCACGGCCATGCGAGTGGGGAACATGCCATTGTTTTTCTTTTCGTGATCTTGGATTTCGTGTCGATGCATGTGTGCGCATCGTTTGTTTGCTTTTCTACAGTTCATTATGTGCTTGCGGCTGGGTCTTTTCTTTTTGTTGGCCTGTTGTGCCCGCACAAAGCGATTTGAACTGTTTTTCATCCTGGGGTGCATGGTATAAATGCACGAGTCGGttgtgttttttttttcatttcttccctttttcttctatCTATTTGCGTTATACTTTTAAACTTTTCTAAATTCAAATGTTTATAAATTCACGATTTAAAAAAAATTATGGcaattttgttttagttttatttatttatttctgttttaattgtttttatttctttttttccttaTGTTTCTTTATTGTACTTCTTTCTTGATTTTCAACCGTTTTCTTCGTTCTTTGTTTCTTGGGTTTTACTACTTCCAACATTGTTTTAATTTTTCTCattctttattttatttgttcTAAATTCATGATTTTTAACACATTTAGCAATGTCTCATCTAAATTTCCGTCCGCTCTACCTGTTTGCTTTTAAAATGTTGTGCAAATTTTGATCGTCGATTATTTTGTCGCGCTCATCCTATACTCACACGTCTTGTCGTACGTCTAGTCTCCATTGGTCTGCCCGTTCGCGTGTGCTTCTTTTGTTGTGCCGTCTTTGTGGCACGATCTCGGGGCCCGTTTCTTTTTGGCTTGTGTTGCATAAGTTGAAGATACGAGCTGGTCACTGCCTCCTCAGTTCCATCGCCACTGACTCTCTCGCATTCCCCTTTGTCTTGGAGTAGAGCCGATGCGAGTAGGAAGGAGGGTGTTGACTAAGGGGTTCGAACTTTGTCCTCGCGATGAAGAACGATGCAGTAAATGATGATGCGAAGTGACTTTGGATCCATCTTTGTCTTTCTTGCCCTATTTTTAACCAAGGGATCCATTATTGCAGCATGCTGGCGACCCGTTTCACTATGTTGTTTCTAAACGTAATTGATTTGTTATTTTTCACAACCGGAGCCCGATTTGTTTGGTCCCAATTACAAGTCCATCCTCGAGCCGCAATTGGGGCCTGGGTttcttttttgtcccagttgcaagtccactacCGACTCCCAACCAGGACCCGACATTCTTTTCCCAGTTGATAGTCCAACCTCGACTCACAACTCGGGTCAATCTTTTTTGTCCCGGTTGCAAGTCTACcgtcgactcgcaactgggcccaacttttttgtcccagttgcaagtccatccttgacCCGCAACTCAGGTCCAACACTTTTTTTCCCAACTGCAACGTTTTTTCCCATTCCGTGCTTTGTCCTCCCGTTTCCTACTACGCTACGGTAGACTTTATTTTTCTTTTGAGACAAGCTACTCTAGGCGGCAGCCCTAATTCTTATCTTTTTTCATGTCTTCTTATAGACAGTAGTCTTTTTCCATTTCTTCTATATGAGCCGTTGCGTTCCCTTTTTTTGTcattttacttttttatttttattttttgtttcattATTTCTTTAAAATTAAGAAGTATTTTATATTCATGAGTCTTTgtcttttatttatatttattttttgttttctcttttcatatttgaatttataaTTTTTCACTCAGCAATCTATTCGCTTTAAATGTCATGCAAATCTTGATCGACGGTTGTTTTGTCGCTCGGGTCTTGTGTCACATCGTCAGTCTGGTGACTACTTGTCGGCCTTGCTCACGCAACTCAGTCGCCTTAGTTTCTaatcgccccagttgcaagtcaaccatgtacTCGCAACTCGAA
This window of the Triticum aestivum cultivar Chinese Spring chromosome 5D, IWGSC CS RefSeq v2.1, whole genome shotgun sequence genome carries:
- the LOC123122800 gene encoding serine/threonine-protein kinase STY13; this encodes MNSLTATGSSSGGAEMRAADGEGYLRADGFDLVNLDMQLEKTRSRVWLDQQRGASPAQPGELLEWEIDLAKLDIQNQVASGTFGVVYRGTYDGNDVAVKVLDWGQEGQESSSKHREAFEKEVAVWQKLDHPNVTKFVGASMGTSQLKIPASKKGGSSHGPGQRCVVVVEYQHGGTLKTLLFQHRDKKLPYKKVVQLALDMARGLSYLHAQKIVHRDVKAENMLLDRKKSVKIADFGVARVEAQDDDNMTGQTGTLGYMAPEVLEGRPYDHKCDVYSFGVLLWETYCCALAYPNYSIADISYHVVKLGIRPDIPRCCPKPLSEIMTRCWDGNPDHRPEMAEVVAMLERIDTTKGKSMTPAVPDHTSQGCSCFGFSK